From Mya arenaria isolate MELC-2E11 chromosome 12, ASM2691426v1, the proteins below share one genomic window:
- the LOC128212348 gene encoding acanthoscurrin-2-like → MKVLAIVALFGAIVACQAYRKKGYGYSGYGGGYGGGYGGLGGYGGGYGGYGGGYGGNVGGYGGYGGYGGGYGGYGGGLGGYGGSYGGHGGGYGGLGGYSGSYGGGYGGGYKKLGYGGYGGYGSGLGGYGGSLGGYGGGYGGGYGGLSGYGGGYGGYSGGYGGGYGGGFGGGYKKMSYGGFGGYGGGLGGYGGGRGGYGGGYGGGYGGSYGGGYGGGYGGGYGGSYGGHGGHGGGYVRHHGQKY, encoded by the exons ATGAAGGTTCTCGCAATTGTTGCTCTGTTTGGTGCCATCGTGGCATGTCAAGCTTATCGTAAAAAGGGATACGGATACAGTGGTTATGGAGGTGGCTATGGAGGCGGCTATGGCGGCCTAGGTGGTTACGGTGGCGGTTATGGCGGTTATGGTGGGGGCTACGGTGGTAATGTTGGCGGCTATGGCGGTTATGGCGGTTACGGCGGCGGTTATGGCGGATACGGTGGCGGCCTTGGTGGTTACGGTGGCAGTTATGGCGGTCATGGCGGCGGATACGGTGGCCTTGGCGGTTACAGTGGAAGTTATGGCGGCGGCTACGGTGGCGGCTACAAAAAATTGGGTTATGGCGGCTATGGCGGTTACGGTAGCGGTCTTGGCGGTTACGGTGGCAGCCTTGGCGGATATGGTGGCGGCTATGGCGGCGGATACGGAGGCCTTAGCGGTTACGGTGGTGGCTATGGCGGCTACAGCGGCGGCTACGGTGGCGGCTACGGAGGCGGTTTTGGTGGCGGCTACAAAAAAATGAGTTATGGCGGCTTTGGCGGTTACGGTGGCGGTCTTGGCGGCTACGGTGGCGGTCGTGGCGGTTATGGTGGCGGTTATGGCGGCGGCTACGGCGGCAGTTACGGCGGCGGTTACGGTGGCGGCTACGGAGGCGGTTACGGTGGCAGCTACGGTGGTCACGGTGGTCACGGTGGCGGCTATGTGCGACACCATGGGCAAA AATACTAA
- the LOC128212064 gene encoding acanthoscurrin-2-like: MKVLAIFALFGAIVACQAYRKKGYGYSGYGGGYGGGYGGLGGYGGGYGGYGGGYGGNVGGYGGYGGYSGGYGGYGGGLGGYGGSYGGHGGGYGGLGGYSGSYGGGYGGGYKKLGYGGYGGYGSGLGGYGGSLGGYGGGYGGGYGGLSGYGGGYGGYSGGYGSGYGGGFGGGYKKLSYGGFGGYGGGLGGYGGGRGGYGGGYGGGYGGSYGGGYGGGYGGGYGGSYGGHGGGYVRHHGKKY; encoded by the exons ATGAAGGTTCTCGCAATTTTTGCTCTGTTTGGTGCCATCGTGGCATGTCAAGCCTATCGTAAAAAGGGATACGGATACAGTGGTTATGGAGGTGGCTATGGAGGCGGCTATGGCGGCCTAGGTGGTTACGGTGGCGGTTATGGCGGTTATGGTGGGGGCTACGGTGGTAATGTTGGCGGCTATGGCGGTTATGGCGGTTACAGCGGCGGTTATGGCGGATACGGTGGTGGCCTTGGTGGTTACGGTGGCAGTTATGGCGGTCATGGCGGCGGATACGGTGGCCTTGGCGGTTACAGTGGAAGTTATGGCGGCGGCTACGGTGGCGGCTACAAAAAATTGGGTTATGGCGGCTATGGCGGTTACGGTAGCGGTCTTGGCGGTTACGGTGGCAGTCTTGGCGGATATGGTGGCGGCTATGGCGGCGGATACGGAGGCCTTAGCGGTTACGGTGGTGGCTATGGCGGCTACAGCGGCGGCTACGGTAGCGGCTACGGAGGCGGTTTCGGTGGCGGCTACAAAAAATTGAGTTATGGCGGCTTTGGCGGTTACGGTGGTGGTCTTGGCGGCTACGGTGGTGGTCGTGGCGGTTATGGTGGCGGTTATGGCGGCGGCTACGGCGGCAGTTACGGCGGCGGTTACGGTGGTGGCTACGGAGGCGGTTACGGTGGCAGCTACGGTGGTCACGGTGGCGGCTATGTGCGACACCATGGGAAAA aatACTAA